Part of the Hevea brasiliensis isolate MT/VB/25A 57/8 chromosome 16, ASM3005281v1, whole genome shotgun sequence genome is shown below.
AGGACCCGTCAAATAATTTGAAATTTCAGTAGTTTCTGCCAATtaaaattatgaatgcaacaatCATTTGTCAAGAAAGAAGATTTTGgagaatactcaactcaacttaatTCAACTAaatctttatcccaaaaatttattggggtcggctatatgaattcacTTTCTTTACTCTAAATGATTTTCGGTTAAAtcatcggaaatgtgtaatgcttctaagttatgttgtactactctcttccaagtaagtttaggtctacctcttcttttatttctatccaatatgctctacttgtctaactggagctttcgtatgtctacgcttcacatgaccaaaccacctcaatctcccttctctcaacttattctcaattggcacCGCTCCTACATTTTTTCTAATACTCTCGTTaccgactttatctagtctagtattgcCACTCATCCTCCTTAACAttttcatctctgcaactctcatTTTAGACACATGCGGCTCCTTCATTGCCCAaaacatataacatggccggtcgtatagaTGTAGGGTAAAATTTTCCTTAAAAAGAAGATTTTCGAGAATGTTGGAAGTATTAAAATTCATTCTTGAATTTCTTGTATTAATATATGAGCTTTTGACAAAAAGTTCGTAGCATACTGGCCTTTATTATAATAACTTTTGCTTATATTTCCATAAATTTGGTTTAATACTTTTTTAAGATGTTTACTAGATTCTTCTCTTATGATCCCAAGCATCATCTTTGAATAGTCTTATATTTTTAGTGGGAACAATATAGAGAAAAATCTACCATTAACTTGACCCCACtgatttttattcttatttttaatGATAAGAGTACATAAGGCTATATTTTAGTAAAGACGATTAATCATTAGAAAGTTGCATGCATGCATTCAGCAAATTTTAGGATCTTTCAGATACTATACTGTCAttccctattttcctaaaagttaGTTGCGCTAAAATTCCAAAATCAAAAGGATTAATAGTCTTCTATTATGAAATTTAAGGTACCATGAAAGCAAAAGCTTGTGGAAAATTTTGCATAATCTGAACATTTCATCTCAAAACAAACAACCTCTAGAACAACAATTGGATGGATGGAAGGAAAGCAAAAGAAATCAAATTTCTAGCAACAACCCTAGTTGGAGCAAGTTGATCTGCATAGACATAAACGCTAGCGTTATATTGGATGCAGATTCAAATGGAAGACTTGGAGACTTTGATATTGCTAAACTATACAATCATGGTTCCAATCTTTAAACCATCCATGGGGCTTTTTTTGCTTGAGCTGCCTTGTGGAAGGAGGCCTATAGAGCTTTCCTAGACTTCCTGATGAAGTGGTAATTAATTTGGGGTCATTAAGTGCTGGAAAAGTGGGGCTATTCTTGATGCCAGTGCTCCTAAATTGAATGGCAATTTTATGATAGAGGAAAGGGGGATGGTTTTGAAACTGTGCCTGTTCTGTTCACAGCCAACAAGAAGTCCTAGCATGAGGCAAGTGAAGCAGAATTTTGCTGGTGATTCAAGTTTTACAGAAATAGCACTAGAAAGTGCTGCTATTGGCACACAATAGCCAGCAACGAAGCATCTGATTTTGTAATGTCATCTCACAAGCaaaaaattaaacatgattagacTACATTTGTTTTTCATTACTTCTAGTAGAAATAATACAGAGAAAAATTCAAAAATAGCAGTTGTACCTAGCTGTTTGACAAAAGTACATAAAGCAATGTTTTAATACGAATAATCACTATAAAAAGGGCATGTAACATCACCTTCAATTAGGCCTTCTTGGCTTCTTGCTAACGTCCAaatgttagaatcattcagaTATTAGACTTTCCCTATTTTTCCTGGAAGTTTCGCCAAAATTTCAAAAACATAAggatcaattttcttcaattagcATTTAGTATGTCCTTCATTGATAATTGCTTTGAATTGTAAGGCACCTTTATTTTGCATTGAACCTAACATGAAAAACAAGAGTTAGGTAGAAGGAAAGCAAAAGAAATCAAATTTCTATAAACCACCCTAAAACATCCAAAACCATCATTTTCCCCTTTTTTTCTCAGTTATATACAGAAGCTTGGCCATTAAAAGGATTGAAATATTTCTGTAGCCTCCAACAAACATGTGAATAAAATCCATGTTGGATCTGATTTTTATGCTTCTGATAAAGCAATCATCAAAAACTGGCAGCTGCTCCACCCCACAAGATAATAAACCTTGTCCATAGTGGGCCATAGCATTAAAGATTTGCATAACTGGAGCAGGCTGCATTTGAAACTATAGTAGTAATAGGCCTATAGGATTTTGTTCGTGCATAACCTAAGTCAAAGCTTCAAATACTAATTTAAGAAGAATGGGTAAGAAGAGATCTCATCTTTCACTACGTAACCCACCTAACAAGCTATGGCGGCAATACACTTTACCAGATTACCAGGTGTGAACAAATGACTATTTCGCGCCCTTTCAGAAAATGACATGAATGATGATAACAACAATAGTAATTTGAAATCTTGATTTTGGAAATAGGTCTCATATTTGAATCTGAGTAGGAAAATTAATATCCCATGAATTCAGAGATTACTAAGCAAACAGAAACTCTCTGCAAAAAGTAACCAACCTCttccaacttttctcaatggatgatGCTGTAAGATTGCTCCTCATATATTTCCATTTGTCCATGATTTCCTTCAACCTGGCTCAAGATGTAGGCCAATTTGTCTATAATGGCTTCCTGGGAGCCAAACTCCATCTTGATGGAATTGCAAAAATCCATCCTAATGGTCTGTTGCAGCTAACCAACACTTCAAAGCAGAAAATGGGTCATGCCTTCTATCAATTCCCTCTGAAATTCAGCCCAAATTCATCCAGTCCAGCTGAATCTCTGTCATTTTCCGCTATCTTTGTGTTTGCCATGGTTCCTGAGCTGCAAAATCTTAGCGGCCATGGCATAGCATTCACGATTTCACCATCCTTGGATTTCAGCCAAGCTGTAGCAAGTCAGTATTTGGGACTCCTCAATACTTCAAACAATGGTCTTTCTACCAACCACATGTTGGCAGTTGAACTTGATACCATTCGTAGCCCTGATGTCCAAGATATAGATGAAAACCATGTGGGAATTGATGTGAACAGCCTGAAGTCTATTGATTCAGCTTCAGCTACTTATTTTTCCAATCCAGAAGGGATAAacagaagcttgaatctcattaGTGGAGATCCCATACAGGTATGGATAGACTATGATGAAGCAGAAACATTGCTCAATGTATCTCTCGCTCCAATTAGTAGCCCAAAACCAAACCAGCTGCTCTTGTCAACACCCATCAATCTTTCTGAAATTCTTCTGGAATCTATGTATGTTGGTTTTTCTGCAGCAACTGGAACACTTGCAAGTGACCATTATATTCTTGGATGGAGTTTCAACAAAGCTGGAAAAGCACTAAACCTTGATATTTCAAAGCTTCCTTCGCTTCCTCCACGTAGGAAAGCAGAAAAGAAACCGGGAGTGATGATTATAGTTATACTTGCAACAGTAATAGCTGTTCTTATAACAATAACTGTAGGTATTTACATTGTAAGGAGGAAGAAATATGAGGAAATACGTGAAGATTGGGAAAGGGAATATGGCCCTCAAAGATTCTCCTATAAGAATCTCTACAAAGCAACCAAAGGCTTTAAAGACAAGGAGCTACTTGGAGCAGGAGGTTTTGGAAAGGTTTATAAAGGAGTACTCCCTTCTTCAAATTTACAAGTTGCAGTGAAGAAAGTCTCACATGATTCAAAACAAGGGATGAAGGAATTTGTTGCTGAGATTGTCAGCATTGGAAGGCTGAGGCACAGGAACCTGGTGCAACTCCTTGGCTACTGCAGGCGACAGGGGGAGCTTCTGTTGGTCTATGATTACATGCCTAATGGAAGCCTTGACAAGTTTTTGTTTACCAACGAAAAACCAGTCCTCAATTGGTCTCAAAGATTTCAAATCCTCAAAGGAGTTGCGTCTGGCCTTCTTTACCTCCATGAGGAGTGGGAACAAGTTGTTCTACATAGGGACATAAAGGCTAGTAATGTTCTATTAGATAGTAGTTTAAATGGACGACTTGGAGACTTTGGCCTTGCTAGACTATACAATCATGGTTCCAATCCTCAAACCACCCATGTGGTTGGGACTGTGGGTTATTTGGCTCCAGAGCTTGCTCGATTTGGAAAAGCAACCACCAGTACCGATGTGTTTGCTTTTGGGGCTTTTCTGCTTGAGGTGGCTTGTGGTAGAAGGCCAATAGGACTTCCTGAAGAGGTAGTTTTAGTAGATTGGGTCATTGAGTACTGGAAAAGAGGGGCTATTATTGATGCCAGTGATCCTAGGTTGGAAGGAAATTATGTGATAGAGGAAATGGAGTTGGTTTTGAAACTAGGACTCCTCTGTTCACACTCTGTGCCAACAATAAGACCTAGCATGAGGCAAGTGATGCAGTATTTGGATGGTGATGCTACTTTGCCAGATGTATCACTAGAAAGTGCTGCTATTGGTACATTCATAACACCTAATGAAGCATCTGATTTTGTAATGTCATTTCCTTCCTCTGTTGGGAAGGGATCTGGGCGTTCCATCTCTAGCGTTGATTCAATCCTCACAGGAGGTCGTTAAACCAGTGATATGTCATAATATGAGTAGGCTACATTCGCTTTGGACAAATTAAACAGTGGCAAACAAAACTTACAGAAAAAACATGATGGAGAATAGAGGGGAAGAATCTTTGGAAGAATATAATGTACACAGTTCCGATCATGTAAGTTTCTGTAACTGACATGATAGTCTACTTAGCTTTGTGTTATTATGGATGGTTAATCTGGTTTTGTGGGTGTCTATGGAACAGTTATGATGTATGTCATTTTGCCAGTTTAAGAAAGAGGAAAATCTCACAACCACTAATCAGATTGTTAGGATTAAGGCGCAGTTTATCAAAATGTAGCTGCCTGATGGTTCATTTACACACTGCTATAGTGATGAGGCACAAGAAAGGAGATTGTGATACTGTACAATTTGTTGCTTTAGAACTTGTTGTTTCAAAATTAGTAATTTTGATCCTTGTGATTGTTAATGACTCTACACTTCAATCTCACTTTAGTACCTAAACTGTTATATTATATAAAACATTGTATAGACCCTCAAAATCTTGTACTTTTAACTGATCTTTGCATAGGACTAAAAATTGCTAATTTTGAAACAAGGAGGACCAAAGTATATTTTAAGACAACCCTCAGAGGGTTTTTTTGGTATTAACCCTTGTATAAACCACTTTACAGGTGATGATAGGCACTTTacataacaatttttatgttacaACCAATAATCAAGAGAACAGGAAATCTTCTTCAGGAAAAGACAAAGGTCCCAACAGTAGTTATTGTCAGCATGAAAGAACAAAAGTGTCAATTAAGAAAATATTAAGCATAAAGGAAGAAATATCAATAGTTTATCATTTTCAGGAAGTGTAAAGAAAGAACATTACCTCGAAGGCTAGACATAGATCATGTTCAAACTTTTATCACAGAAGAGTCATCATGACCATCAACAGGCAACAGCAGATTCAATTGTTAGGTTGGGCTGCCTTACCTGGATCCCATTATCCTAAGAGATTAAACGAATCCCGTCTATTTGCTGAACTTACTCTAGCATAGGGTTGCTAACCAAAGAAATTTCCTCTGTTGATAGCATCCTCAATTGCATCTCCAAAAGCTGCCCAGCTGAAGTACTTGTCTTCAAATTGGACTCTCTTCACATTCAAATTTCCTCTGtatttcatgtagaacacaatagaaaactaaaaaaataaaaatttaaaaaatttaaaaaaaaaaaaaagaaaaagaagaagaagaagatgagaaataattctcaaattttatataatttttaaaatcaattctTACTAATTAGGAATTTCGAATCAAGTTAAACTTTCGAAATAAAATATTACTTCCTAAGATTCTAAATTCTAGTATCATTTCTTCTTAATTGAAAAGAACTTCATTTCAGAGAGTTAAACTACTAATAAGAATCTAAGAGAGAAGGATTCAAAGTTTGAAATTCCTCTTCAGTAATCTAAGTAGCTCAAGAATCAAAACGACCATGCCACTTGACAAAAAACTACAGAAACCACCTTGAAAGGAAATAACAAACTCATCATCTAACATAATTTTGTTGACATATTTCTGTTGAGGAAGAGATGGCGAATTTGGCACATGTTAACCTATAGAAATACTATAAGGCAACGTAGAAGGGTAAGGTGATAAAttctccaaaatgaaaacaagacTAACATTCATATGATTAGGCAAGCAAATATGCATTAAATTCAAGTTTTTGGAAAATGGAGAATGGGCTGATGGCTCGAGCATGCTATTTATTTCTTCAAGAAATTTTTAGTCATAGTCACCAACTTTGAACTCTTTATTCCTACCATACACATCAATAGAAAGTTTGTAAGTTTCATTACTTAAAGCAATCTTTCAGCTAATTTTAATAAGCAAATCATGAATATGTTGGGCAAAAAATACAACAGATTGTAGAATGCGAATATCGGGAGAAAGGGTAACAATGTCAACTGGAACTCCGTATAATCGAATGTTTATGCGTCCAGAAAACTTTCATTAAGACGAGCTCTGATCTTTCTCCTAGCTGAAAAACCATTGATCGCCCTTTACTTTGGCAAGTTGCAACCAATTAACTTATGTTGATACCGGACTGTAAAATGTATTTGACCCTTTTCACATTTCACACTTGCTTGGTTGAACTacgaaaaatcaaattgaaagaCCATCTTTAAGGCAATGAGTCCAGCATGTTAAGCAAATAACTCATGCAACTCACACATAAATAAGAATATAATAtcaaaaagagaggaaaaagaaaTGATACATCCACAAAGCCACTTGCGAATTTTCACTGAGAAAGTGAAAGTTTATAATGGCCTATATAGAGTAGAATTTTCCTTTTCACAGCAAGTATacaggaaaattataaaatacaagaaataccttcatgataaaaaaaaaataaataataaatctaGGCCAACAATGTTGACCTCCTTTTCCTGGAGGTTTAATATACAGTATCTTATCAAAATGGGTTATAATCTCAACGCTATATTTGTTGGATAATGAACTGGTAAGGGGCATATCAAGTCTTTTAGTTGTCCTGAAAGGTAAGGCATTTTTGTGATGCTTGAGAATTGATCTTTAAGTGCCAGCTCGTGCCTATAGTTAATGCAATTTATTCAATGACATGCTCAAAGGATGTTAAAGGTCAACAGTTTTATTCTTGTCAGGAGCGAAAGCGAGATAGAGAAGCAGCACCAAGACGTATTCTTATTCAAAAACTAGAATTGACTTGGAAGATCCAATAATATCCACACAAATATCCAATGTATATTCTTATTTACCAAACAGCTTCTAAAATACATAATTTCCACATGATATGATATTCACAAATACGTAGTTGAGGTTGCATTCAATCACCTTCCTACACCACAACTAGATATGCTGACAAACTACCCATAACTTTTTTGTTTGCTGGAAACATACAACAGAAGTTTCCAACAGTTGTGAGCTTTCACTTCAAGATTTTAGATTCAATTTCTTCCAAGCTCAAACCTTTAGTTTCTGGGACAAAGACTATGGTGAACAACAGTGACAACAAAGCTATAGCCCCAAAAAGAAGGAAAAGGTTTTCAACTCCGAGCAGCTCCTGCAGAATAAACAGATATCATTGTGGATCACTCCATTAACAATGCAGAGAAAATGTCTATCATCAAGCAACTAAGAAGGGGGGAAACACCAAGAAAGGAATAATAAGATCAAAGTAATACCTTTAATGGTGAGAATACAAAGGTTACAATGGCATTAGAACCAAAGTTAGTAAGAACTGCAAGACTTATGCCCTTTCCTCTAGTGCGAAGTGGGAAAATTTCTGACACCATTAGCCAACTGATAGGCCCAAATGATATCTGAAATGATATGTAAAGAACAGAAATTTTAGAATCAACTTTCACCTTGATCCAACAGAAAAGGAAAAGGTGTTACAAGAGAATTTGTCACCCAAAGCCAATTGCACTTTGGGGAAGAAGGAAAATTTCATCATAAGAGATAGCAGACCATGTAAAAatttctgcttttctttttccccCTCTCTGGCTCATCAAGCTTGTTTTGATATAGCATTCTTATTGATTTTTCACATAACATATATTGCAGGAGTTTTTGACCCAACACAGATGAGAACAGAGAAGACATTTCCAACAAACAAAAGAAAATTACTTGCCTGGTAGCAACCAACATAGAGAAGCAGAGCCGCAACAGCAACAAATGGGAACCCTCCAAGAAATTTGTAATAAGCAGAAAGCAAAAATAAGGAGAAAACCTGTAAGGTATGCAGAGAGAAAAAGCAGAATTTaccttcataataataataatgagagagagagaaacatTGGAAGAAAATAAAATGTACAGAAGAATAACAATATACATACAATCCCACCAACACCTCCAATCAGCAAGGGTCTTCTTCCAAGATCATCAACTTTTAGAACAGCTATCCATGTCATCAGCAACTGCAGAAGATTTATAGGTAACCAATCATAATTGACATTAGCAATAGGATCAAACTTGGCAAATGGAAAGGAGAGAGAAGAAGTGATCTTTATCCACAATTCAAAGACTTTTCAATAGGATAGGTACCTTGAACAAACCAATAATGACAGAAACTCGAGTGGCATCAGCAGCCGCAGAGAATCCAGCACCCTTGAGTAACATAGTAAAATAGATTAACAATAGGCTAAAATGAGATAAAGGAATACCATCCATCTCATAAATAGAAAGGTTTGGCTTTATGCATCAAGTACCTGAAGAATTGGGCCGGCATAATATAGAACACTTGGTTGCCCAGTTATCTATCACAATCAGAGCAAAAATCAGCTCATAAACATGATATTCCCAACATATTCCCTCTTTCTATCTCCACCCCACTGGCCCAAACCAccaccccacccccccccccccccccccccccccccaaaacaaaaaaaaaaaattaaagtagctCCCAGGGAGGAAGAAGCACCTGCTGGAAAAACACCAAACCTCCAGCAATAATGAAGGCTTTCAAACTTGGTCCTTGAAACACCTCTAAGATACTGCCCTCAGAATCCTCCTCTGAATAGGCAGACTTCAGAGAGACAAGGGTATCCTCTATTTGCTTCTCAGACACTTTGTCACCCAGAAGCCGGCCTCTTAGCTTGCTCAAGGCAAAAATGGCCTTCTCTTTGTAATCTTGTAAAGATCCTTTACCTTGAACTGCCCTGAGAAGTAACCAGCGTGGAGAGGGTGGGAGACTCCACATGCCTAGTCCCATAAGAAAAGCAATTGGCACACCAAATCCATACATGTTACGCCACCCCCCAACTGAATTAATTTGAAAGCTTCCCACAAAATATCCCAACTGCACAAAAGTTCAGTACtttagctcttttttt
Proteins encoded:
- the LOC110663454 gene encoding L-type lectin-domain containing receptor kinase IV.2 translates to MDDAVRLLLIYFHLSMISFNLAQDVGQFVYNGFLGAKLHLDGIAKIHPNGLLQLTNTSKQKMGHAFYQFPLKFSPNSSSPAESLSFSAIFVFAMVPELQNLSGHGIAFTISPSLDFSQAVASQYLGLLNTSNNGLSTNHMLAVELDTIRSPDVQDIDENHVGIDVNSLKSIDSASATYFSNPEGINRSLNLISGDPIQVWIDYDEAETLLNVSLAPISSPKPNQLLLSTPINLSEILLESMYVGFSAATGTLASDHYILGWSFNKAGKALNLDISKLPSLPPRRKAEKKPGVMIIVILATVIAVLITITVGIYIVRRKKYEEIREDWEREYGPQRFSYKNLYKATKGFKDKELLGAGGFGKVYKGVLPSSNLQVAVKKVSHDSKQGMKEFVAEIVSIGRLRHRNLVQLLGYCRRQGELLLVYDYMPNGSLDKFLFTNEKPVLNWSQRFQILKGVASGLLYLHEEWEQVVLHRDIKASNVLLDSSLNGRLGDFGLARLYNHGSNPQTTHVVGTVGYLAPELARFGKATTSTDVFAFGAFLLEVACGRRPIGLPEEVVLVDWVIEYWKRGAIIDASDPRLEGNYVIEEMELVLKLGLLCSHSVPTIRPSMRQVMQYLDGDATLPDVSLESAAIGTFITPNEASDFVMSFPSSVGKGSGRSISSVDSILTGGR
- the LOC110663455 gene encoding D-xylose-proton symporter-like 3, chloroplastic; protein product: MINLAMASTSLTSPSLRRSQFHPLLRQQPKCKPHSVFVCSFNVPNTKFNTSSHFNPKFPMSSMDTSLSGRKLGFDVEFSAGQEAESLVPDATQEEPFAWSSVILPFLFPALGGLLFGYDIGATSGATISLQSAELSGTTWFNLSAIELGLVVSGSLYGALLGSLLVYPIADFLGRRRELIIAAVLYMFGGLITSCAPGLGVLLVGRLLYGLGIGLAMHGAPLYIAETCPSPIRGTLISLKELFIVLGILLGYFVGSFQINSVGGWRNMYGFGVPIAFLMGLGMWSLPPSPRWLLLRAVQGKGSLQDYKEKAIFALSKLRGRLLGDKVSEKQIEDTLVSLKSAYSEEDSEGSILEVFQGPSLKAFIIAGGLVFFQQITGQPSVLYYAGPILQGAGFSAAADATRVSVIIGLFKLLMTWIAVLKVDDLGRRPLLIGGVGGIVFSLFLLSAYYKFLGGFPFVAVAALLLYVGCYQISFGPISWLMVSEIFPLRTRGKGISLAVLTNFGSNAIVTFVFSPLKELLGVENLFLLFGAIALLSLLFTIVFVPETKGLSLEEIESKILK